In the genome of Deltaproteobacteria bacterium, the window GGCTTTGATACCGATTTTCTTGCGATCCCCCGGCAGGTGTTGATTACGTCCATGCGGGAACATCAACGCTATTTCTCCATGGAAAACAAAAAGGGCGATCTGATTCCCTATTTCATCACCGTGAGTAATACCCGTCCCAAGGATACGTCGACGATTGTCGCCGGCAACGAACGGGTGTTGCGGGCCCGGTTGACGGACGCGGCCTACTTCTTCGAAACCGATCGGAAACATTCCTTGTCGGACTTTACTGCATCCTTGCAAGGGGTGACCTTTCAAGAAAAGTTAGGAACCTTGGCGGAGAAAGTGGAGCGGATCCGGAAACTGGCTCAGGGACTGGCGGAAAAGATCGGCCTTATCGACCCGGATGCATTGGACCGGGTGGTGTCGCTCTGCAAGGCCGATCTCTGTACGGAGATGGTCGGAGAGTTTCCTTCCCTGCAGGGGGTGATGGGGCGGGAGTATGCTCTTCTGTCCGGAGAGTCCGATGCCGTTGCCTCTGCTATCGAGGAGCATTACCGGCCCCGTTTCGTGGGAGATCTTCTCCCGGAGAGCGACCTGGGCGCCGTGGTGAGCCTGGCCGACAAGATGGATACCATTGCCGGCTGTTTTGCGGTTGGGCTGAAACCTTCCGGTTCCGTCGATCCCTATGCCCTGCGTCGTCAGACCCTGGCGATCCTGGGAATCCTGCAGAAGAAAGGATATCCCGTGGGATTGGGAGAGATGACCGAGGTTGCACTGCAGGCGTTACAGGGGAAAGTCGATGTGGATACCGGAGCGTGCCGTGATGAAATCCTCGGCTATTTCAGGGGAAGGCTTTCCGCAATGCTAACGGGTGAAGAACATCGATATGATACGGTCGATGCCGTTTTAGGGGCCGGTTTTGACCGTGTTCGAGAAACCCGGGCCCGGGTGGAAGCACTCTCCCGTTTTCGGGAGGAGCCTCTCTTTGAGCCCTTTACCGTGGTCTGCAAGCGGGCGATGAATATCATCAAAGATCATCATGGGAGTGATGTCGACCCGGCCCTGTTTAAAGAAACCTGTGAGCGGGATCTCTTCGAGGCGGCGGCGAAGGTGGAGGACGAGCTTCCGGCGTTGCTGGATACGGGTCAATACGGTGGGGCGCTGAATGCCATTGCTGCCTTGCGGGACCCGATCGATCAATTTTTCGAAGGGGTCCTGGTCATGGACAAGGAGAAGGCGATCCGGAACAACCGGCTTGCCCTGCTGACCCGTATTGCCTCATTGATTTCTCCGATTGCCGATTTTTCCAGGATTGTCATTGAATGATTTCCTTTTTGGTTGCCTCGGCTCCGGATTTCATTTATATTGTCTCATCCGGTTGACAAATGATGCTGGTTGTAAATCGTGCGGCGCTCGAATGTCCGCCTGCGTGTTGCATGCAAACAGCCTGCTGCATCTATCCGGCAGGCATTGCACACCGACCTGTTGACCGGTTTGCAGGGAAGATCCCGTAAATCAAGAAACCTGAATACTGGTTTGGCTTTTCATTTTGGAAGGGAGGAAGTAATGGCCAAGAAGAATAAGTACGTATACCTCTTTGCAAATGGGAAGGCGGATGGAAAAGGGACCTGGAAGGAGCTCCTCGGCGGAAAGGGCGCCGGTCTGGCGGAGATGACCAACCTTGGAATCCCTGTTCCCGCCGGTTTTACGATTACCACGGATGTTTGTACGGAATTCTACAAAAACCGTCGGAACTACCCCGCCGGTCTGAAGCAGCAGGTGGAAGAC includes:
- a CDS encoding glycine--tRNA ligase subunit beta — its product is MVKELLLEIGTEEIPAAFLPGAMAHLQTLCEKFCAEERLSFNAVRCYATPRRLILHVEGLADRQEDLSRKVIGPPKSAGYDKEGNPTKAATGFARSQGVEVSDLIIEETPRGDYLAVIREETGRETPELLSDGLPKIITSIHFPKSMRWGSGTLRFVRPIHWVLAIYDDAVIPFEIDGIRSGNLSRGHRFMSPGSFTVHSYKSYKASARERFVMYDLQERVDVIHRQISAIEKEVKGRVIPDEALLQEVACLVEFPTVLCGGFDTDFLAIPRQVLITSMREHQRYFSMENKKGDLIPYFITVSNTRPKDTSTIVAGNERVLRARLTDAAYFFETDRKHSLSDFTASLQGVTFQEKLGTLAEKVERIRKLAQGLAEKIGLIDPDALDRVVSLCKADLCTEMVGEFPSLQGVMGREYALLSGESDAVASAIEEHYRPRFVGDLLPESDLGAVVSLADKMDTIAGCFAVGLKPSGSVDPYALRRQTLAILGILQKKGYPVGLGEMTEVALQALQGKVDVDTGACRDEILGYFRGRLSAMLTGEEHRYDTVDAVLGAGFDRVRETRARVEALSRFREEPLFEPFTVVCKRAMNIIKDHHGSDVDPALFKETCERDLFEAAAKVEDELPALLDTGQYGGALNAIAALRDPIDQFFEGVLVMDKEKAIRNNRLALLTRIASLISPIADFSRIVIE